Proteins encoded in a region of the Zea mays cultivar B73 chromosome 2, Zm-B73-REFERENCE-NAM-5.0, whole genome shotgun sequence genome:
- the LOC100193599 gene encoding Vesicle-associated membrane protein 724, which produces MVSPAPGCRDSGEDGGKAEWLIYAFVARGIAVLAEYTEFTGNFPAIAAQCLQRLPAGSSSASTGPDGRGGAPVRFSYACDGHTFNFLLHRGYAYCVVAKESVPKNVSVAFLERLKDDFMKRYGGGKADTALAKSLNKEYGPVIKQHIQYVLDHSQELDKTLKVQAQVSEVKNIMLNNIEKTLDRGEKLSELQDKTSDLHSQAQEFKKQGVKIRRKTWLQNVKIKLVILGILLLLVIIVWVSVCQGFDCTKHET; this is translated from the exons ATGGTGTCACCGGCGCCGGGATGTAGGGATTCGGGGGAGGATGGCGGCAAGGCGGAGTGGCTGATCTACGCCTTTGTCGCGCGCGGCATCGCGGTGCTGGCGGAGTACACGGAATTCACCGGCAACTTCCCCGCCATCGCCGCACAGTGCCTGCAGCGTCTACCCGCCGGGTCGTCCTCCGCCAGCACCGGGCCTGACGGCCGCGGCGGCGCGCCGGTACGGTTCAGCTATGCATGCGACGGGCACACATTCAACTTCCTCCTGCACCGAGGCTACG CCTATTGTGTAGTTGCGAAGGAATCCGTTCCAAAGAATGTCTCAGTGGCATTTCTTGAGAGGTTAAAGGATGACTTCATGAAGAGATATGGTGGCGGTAAAGCTGATACAGCTCTTGCAAAAAGTCTAAATAAAGAATATGG ACCAGTTATAAAGCAGCACATTCAGTatgttcttgatcattcacaggaACTAGATAAAACGTTAAAAGTGCAGGCCCAAGTTTCAGAAGTTAAAAATATCATGTTAAACAACATAGAAAAG ACTTTGGACCGCGGAGAAAAGTTGAGTGAACTCCAAGACAAGACTTCTGATCTACATAGTCAG GCCCAGGAGTTCAAGAAACAGGGGGTGAAGATTCGTcggaagacatggctgcagaacgtGAAAATTAAGTTGGTGATTCTTGGAATCCTTTTGCTCCTTGTGATCATAGTCTGGGTATCTGTTTGTCAAGGCTTTGACTGCACCAAGCATGAAACATAG